In a genomic window of Streptomyces sp. NBC_01231:
- a CDS encoding M56 family metallopeptidase codes for MTFCLLLLSAVALTVAVPIPRALTRAAWPERDPVVGLWVWQCLVATVLLSCLTALVLGAAAIFQTVRDHVFAPAPPAVTAAYDLSAAPVWAVVLTLLLASGAAWTTAMLARELVEARRRHGKAHAHLRERAPDLPKGLPEARGPLLVLEDEYPDAWWMPGNPAQLIVTTGALHRLTDHQLDAVLTHERGHARARHNWLLHLSTALATGFPQVPLFSHFCDQTHRLVELAADDTASRRCGHLTTALALIELNQHRGVLSCASTHRLLGERVDRLLEPQPRLGPRHRLLTTAVAALVPLLPLLITFAPGLTALS; via the coding sequence ATGACTTTCTGCCTGCTCCTGCTGAGCGCCGTCGCCCTGACGGTCGCCGTGCCGATCCCGCGCGCGCTGACCCGGGCCGCCTGGCCCGAGCGGGACCCGGTGGTCGGCCTGTGGGTGTGGCAGTGCCTGGTCGCCACGGTGCTGCTGTCCTGTCTCACCGCCCTGGTCCTCGGTGCCGCCGCCATCTTCCAAACGGTCCGGGACCACGTCTTCGCCCCGGCACCGCCCGCCGTGACCGCGGCATACGACCTCTCCGCGGCCCCGGTGTGGGCCGTCGTCCTCACCCTGCTGCTGGCCAGTGGGGCAGCCTGGACGACCGCGATGCTGGCCCGGGAGCTCGTCGAGGCCCGCCGCCGTCACGGCAAGGCCCACGCCCATCTGCGTGAGCGCGCCCCCGACCTGCCGAAGGGGCTGCCCGAGGCGCGCGGCCCGCTGCTGGTGCTGGAGGACGAGTACCCGGACGCCTGGTGGATGCCGGGCAACCCGGCCCAGCTGATCGTCACGACCGGTGCCCTGCACCGGCTCACCGACCACCAGCTCGACGCCGTCCTCACCCACGAACGCGGCCACGCCCGGGCCCGCCACAACTGGTTGCTCCACCTCTCCACCGCGCTGGCCACCGGCTTTCCCCAGGTCCCGCTGTTCTCCCACTTCTGCGACCAGACGCACCGCCTGGTCGAACTCGCCGCAGACGACACCGCCTCCCGCCGCTGCGGCCACCTCACGACGGCGTTGGCCCTGATCGAGCTCAACCAACACCGCGGCGTCCTCTCCTGCGCCTCCACCCACCGCCTCCTCGGCGAGCGAGTGGACCGCCTCCTGGAGCCTCAGCCCCGCCTGGGCCCCAGGCACCGGCTACTGACGACAGCGGTGGCGGCCCTGGTGCCCCTGCTCCCCCTTCTGATCACCTTCGCCCCGGGCTTGACGGCGCTGTCGTAG
- the fahA gene encoding fumarylacetoacetase, translating to MPPFDLPEGDPFGPHNLPYCVFSLPGSTDRTVGIRLGDDVLDAGAAAAALGSPYVSLLARPSLGPLLAAGRTAWSDVRRALTAWVTVPSHQETIAGLFRPLSDVTLHLPFEVADYVDFYASENHARNVGQIFRPDAADPLTPNWKHLPIGYHGRAGTVVVSGTDVVRPSGQRKAPADPAPVFGPSVRLDIEAEVGFVVGAPSEPGRPVALADFREHVFGLCLLNDWSARDVQAWEYVPLGPFLGKSFATSVSAWITPLDALEEARVTPPERTHTLLEYLDDSEDEPGGYDLRISVSVNGHVVSEPPFSTMYWTAAQQLAHMTVNGASLRTGDLYGSGTVSGPSERERGSLLELTWNGRDALELPDGKRTFLEDGDVVTLSAWAPGPDGVRVGLGEVSGRVVPSEPVRGGGSDRQGG from the coding sequence ATGCCCCCCTTCGATCTCCCCGAGGGCGACCCCTTCGGCCCGCACAACCTTCCGTATTGCGTGTTCTCGCTCCCCGGCTCGACGGACCGGACCGTAGGCATCCGATTGGGGGACGACGTACTCGACGCGGGCGCGGCGGCGGCCGCCCTGGGCTCCCCCTACGTCTCCCTGCTGGCCCGGCCCTCCCTGGGACCGCTCCTCGCCGCGGGCCGCACGGCATGGTCTGACGTACGGCGCGCGCTGACGGCATGGGTGACGGTCCCGTCCCACCAGGAGACGATCGCGGGCCTCTTCCGCCCGCTGTCCGACGTCACCCTGCATCTCCCCTTCGAGGTCGCGGACTACGTCGACTTCTACGCCTCGGAGAACCACGCCCGGAACGTCGGACAGATCTTCCGCCCGGACGCCGCCGACCCCCTCACGCCCAACTGGAAGCACCTGCCGATCGGTTACCACGGCCGCGCCGGCACGGTGGTGGTCTCGGGCACGGACGTCGTACGGCCGTCGGGCCAGCGCAAGGCCCCCGCCGACCCGGCACCCGTCTTCGGGCCGTCCGTCCGACTGGACATCGAGGCCGAGGTCGGCTTCGTGGTCGGGGCGCCGTCGGAGCCGGGCCGGCCGGTGGCACTGGCCGACTTCCGCGAGCACGTCTTCGGGCTGTGCCTGCTCAACGACTGGTCGGCGCGGGACGTCCAGGCGTGGGAGTACGTCCCCCTCGGCCCGTTCCTCGGCAAGTCCTTCGCCACGTCGGTGTCCGCGTGGATCACTCCGCTGGACGCGTTGGAGGAGGCGCGGGTGACACCGCCGGAGCGCACCCACACACTGCTGGAGTACCTGGACGACTCCGAGGACGAGCCCGGCGGCTACGACCTGCGTATCTCCGTCTCCGTCAACGGCCACGTGGTGTCGGAGCCCCCCTTCTCCACCATGTACTGGACCGCCGCCCAGCAGCTGGCCCACATGACCGTCAACGGCGCCTCCCTGCGCACCGGCGACCTCTACGGCTCGGGAACGGTGAGCGGACCGTCCGAGCGCGAACGGGGTTCACTGCTGGAGCTGACCTGGAACGGCCGTGACGCACTCGAACTCCCCGACGGCAAGCGGACGTTCCTGGAGGACGGCGACGTGGTGACGCTGTCGGCGTGGGCTCCCGGGCCGGACGGGGTGCGGGTGGGGTTGGGCGAGGTCAGCGGGCGGGTTGTGCCCAGCGAACCCGTTCGTGGCGGCGGCTCGGACCGCCAGGGCGGATGA
- a CDS encoding ATP-grasp domain-containing protein, translating into MAKSTSSVPFSAAREVPGLIVKFGDYPLHHGGVGAIRSLGRLGVPMYAITEDRYTPAAASRYLERAFVWRTTGTEDPDRLVEGLLRIGRRIGRPAVLIPTDEEAAVLIAEHQGELADHFLFPPVDPVLPRRLASKQGLHELCAEHGIPSPSAAFPRSYDDVVDFAEKARFPVVAKNREAFVRRERPAVNGTTRVTTRAGLLALARDWGEHPGVILQEYLPREQAEDWIVHAYFDRDSVPLALFTGVKVRSWPPHAGMTAHAYVVDNPELADLAARFIKQIGFTGIIDLDLRFDRRDGQYKLLDFNPRVGAQFRLFESESGVDVVRAMHLDLTGRTVPEGEQRAGHRYIVENIDLPALLAYRRSGYTTPHAPARASGTELAWLAGDDPLPFLTMLARFVRPGTKHLYQLWRSNRRGGRTR; encoded by the coding sequence GTGGCCAAAAGCACCAGCAGCGTGCCGTTTTCAGCCGCTCGTGAGGTGCCGGGCCTGATCGTGAAGTTCGGCGACTATCCGCTGCACCACGGCGGTGTCGGCGCCATCCGGAGTCTGGGGCGCCTGGGCGTCCCGATGTATGCGATCACCGAGGACCGTTACACACCCGCGGCCGCGTCCCGCTACCTGGAGCGCGCGTTCGTGTGGCGGACGACGGGCACGGAGGACCCGGACCGTCTGGTGGAGGGGCTGCTGCGGATCGGGCGGCGGATCGGCCGGCCCGCCGTGCTGATTCCGACCGACGAGGAGGCCGCGGTCCTGATCGCCGAACACCAGGGCGAACTCGCCGACCACTTCCTCTTCCCGCCCGTCGATCCCGTTCTGCCGCGCCGCCTCGCGAGCAAGCAGGGGCTGCACGAACTGTGCGCGGAACACGGGATACCGAGTCCGTCGGCGGCCTTCCCGCGGTCGTACGACGATGTCGTCGACTTCGCGGAGAAGGCCCGCTTCCCGGTGGTGGCCAAGAACCGCGAGGCGTTCGTACGGCGGGAGCGGCCGGCCGTGAACGGCACCACCCGCGTCACCACCCGCGCGGGGCTTCTCGCCCTGGCCCGGGACTGGGGCGAGCACCCCGGGGTGATCCTCCAGGAATACCTGCCCAGGGAGCAGGCGGAGGACTGGATCGTGCACGCGTACTTCGACCGGGACTCGGTTCCGTTGGCCCTGTTCACGGGGGTCAAGGTCCGCTCCTGGCCGCCGCACGCGGGCATGACGGCGCATGCGTACGTCGTCGACAATCCGGAACTCGCGGATCTCGCCGCGCGTTTCATCAAACAGATCGGCTTCACCGGAATCATCGACCTCGACCTGCGCTTCGACCGGCGCGACGGGCAGTACAAACTCCTCGACTTCAACCCGCGCGTGGGCGCCCAGTTCCGGCTCTTCGAGAGCGAGTCGGGGGTGGACGTGGTGCGTGCCATGCATCTGGATCTGACCGGGCGCACCGTTCCGGAGGGGGAACAGCGCGCCGGCCACCGGTACATCGTGGAGAACATCGACCTGCCCGCCCTGCTCGCCTACCGCCGCAGCGGCTACACGACGCCGCACGCACCGGCGCGCGCGAGCGGAACGGAGCTGGCCTGGCTGGCGGGTGACGACCCGTTGCCGTTTCTCACGATGCTCGCGCGCTTCGTGCGACCGGGCACGAAGCACCTGTATCAGCTGTGGCGCAGCAACCGCCGTGGTGGCAGAACCCGTTAG
- a CDS encoding NAD(P)-binding domain-containing protein — protein MIQPVAVIGAGPFGLSTAAHLRARGIPVRVFGDPMVSWRDHMPAGMLLKSTPAASTIDAPQRGHTLVDYCDAAGIRRLVTDEDIIPVETFIGYGEWFQQKLVPELERERVVSVDRRTTDGGGFELKLDSGELFTARAVVVATGLSGLAHLPPELAAVAPDGPAPTGALSHSSQHHDLSRYAGQELIVVGAGQSALETAALAAEAGARVRVVARGCGSVAFGAPPWRQPRLRPESPFGRAWSLWALSYYPHPYRLLPAQARHYLVRRVLGPLGAWWLRERFQGAVRVSEVDRVLSLDTADGQPTLTALGLTGRTERMAADHVIAATGYRVDLAAMDFLGHELRTRLMVSRGAPKLGAGYVSSVPGLYFTGLPSAASYGPVMRFVCGTEFASPRLVKHLAAAHG, from the coding sequence GTGATCCAACCGGTAGCAGTCATCGGTGCCGGCCCGTTCGGCCTGTCGACCGCCGCGCATCTGCGGGCGCGCGGCATACCCGTCCGTGTCTTCGGCGATCCCATGGTCAGCTGGCGCGACCACATGCCCGCCGGGATGCTCCTGAAGTCGACCCCGGCCGCCTCCACCATCGACGCCCCGCAGCGCGGCCACACCCTGGTCGACTACTGCGACGCGGCGGGCATCCGGCGGCTCGTGACGGACGAGGACATCATTCCCGTCGAGACCTTCATCGGGTACGGCGAGTGGTTCCAGCAGAAGCTGGTGCCCGAGCTGGAGCGGGAACGGGTGGTGTCCGTGGACCGGCGGACCACCGACGGCGGAGGCTTCGAACTGAAGCTGGACTCGGGCGAGTTGTTCACCGCGCGGGCGGTCGTCGTCGCGACCGGCCTGTCGGGCCTCGCCCATCTGCCCCCGGAGCTGGCCGCGGTCGCGCCGGACGGGCCCGCCCCCACGGGGGCGCTCTCCCACAGCTCCCAGCATCACGACCTCAGCCGTTACGCCGGCCAGGAGCTGATCGTCGTGGGCGCCGGCCAGTCCGCGCTGGAGACGGCGGCGCTGGCGGCGGAGGCGGGCGCGCGGGTGCGGGTGGTGGCGCGCGGGTGCGGCAGTGTCGCGTTCGGGGCGCCGCCCTGGCGGCAGCCGAGGCTGCGTCCGGAGTCGCCGTTCGGCCGCGCCTGGTCCCTGTGGGCGCTCAGTTACTATCCGCATCCCTACCGTCTTCTCCCGGCCCAGGCCCGCCACTACCTGGTCCGCCGGGTCCTGGGACCGCTGGGCGCGTGGTGGCTGCGCGAGCGCTTCCAGGGCGCGGTGCGGGTCAGCGAGGTCGATCGGGTGCTGAGCTTGGACACCGCCGACGGCCAACCGACGCTGACCGCCCTCGGCCTCACCGGCCGTACGGAACGGATGGCGGCCGACCATGTCATCGCCGCCACCGGGTACCGCGTCGACCTCGCCGCGATGGACTTCCTCGGCCATGAACTGCGCACCCGGCTCATGGTGAGCCGGGGCGCCCCGAAGCTGGGCGCGGGGTACGTGTCGTCCGTCCCGGGCCTGTACTTCACCGGTCTGCCGTCGGCGGCGTCGTACGGGCCGGTGATGCGGTTCGTGTGCGGCACGGAGTTCGCGTCACCGAGGCTGGTGAAACACCTGGCCGCCGCGCACGGGTAG
- a CDS encoding arabinogalactan endo-1,4-beta-galactosidase, with protein MRRRSVLTAAGAAALAVPVLGAAPAVAGTGATGHRGRLAIRGVDISSLPKNEDEGAVYRRADGRRQDPVRILAEAGVTHARLKVWVDPADGYNNKAHILPLARRLKRAGIGIWVDFHYSDTWADPAHQSKPAAWNDLDVPGLTRAVYDHTADVLGALRRQGTPADLVQIGNELNGGMLWPEGDWEHWDNLAAFLKAGLRAARDTTPRIRTILHLANGGDNGLYRWWFDNAVSYGVDFDIIGLSYYPFWHGPVEQAAANMADITARYGKPCVIAETAYPFTLKSEDDVNDIMNDPSQLTEGFPATPEGQAAWLRAVADLAAAVPGGQGLGYCYWEGLWTYRPGSGWDPTDPTSGNAWENLALFDFEDRALPGLRTLGRYRG; from the coding sequence ATGCGCAGACGCAGTGTTCTGACCGCCGCCGGAGCCGCGGCGCTGGCCGTTCCCGTGCTGGGCGCGGCGCCCGCCGTCGCCGGCACCGGAGCCACCGGCCACCGCGGCCGCCTGGCGATCCGCGGTGTGGACATCTCCTCGCTGCCGAAGAACGAGGACGAGGGCGCCGTCTACCGGCGAGCCGACGGCCGCCGCCAGGACCCGGTCCGCATCCTCGCCGAGGCGGGTGTCACCCATGCCCGGCTGAAGGTGTGGGTCGACCCGGCCGACGGCTACAACAACAAGGCGCACATACTGCCGCTGGCCCGGCGCCTGAAGCGGGCCGGCATCGGCATCTGGGTCGACTTCCACTACTCCGACACCTGGGCGGATCCGGCGCACCAGAGCAAGCCGGCCGCGTGGAACGACCTGGACGTGCCGGGCCTGACCCGGGCGGTCTACGACCACACCGCCGACGTCCTCGGCGCGCTGCGGCGGCAGGGCACCCCTGCCGACCTGGTGCAGATCGGCAACGAGCTGAACGGCGGCATGCTCTGGCCCGAGGGCGACTGGGAGCACTGGGACAACCTCGCCGCGTTCCTGAAGGCCGGGTTGCGCGCGGCCCGCGACACCACGCCGCGCATCCGCACGATCCTGCACCTGGCCAACGGCGGCGACAACGGGCTGTACCGCTGGTGGTTCGACAACGCGGTGTCCTACGGCGTGGACTTCGACATCATCGGGCTCTCCTACTACCCGTTCTGGCACGGGCCGGTGGAGCAGGCCGCCGCCAACATGGCCGACATCACGGCCCGTTACGGCAAGCCGTGCGTGATCGCCGAGACCGCGTACCCGTTCACGCTGAAGAGCGAGGACGACGTCAACGACATCATGAACGACCCCTCGCAGCTGACCGAGGGCTTCCCCGCCACCCCCGAGGGCCAGGCGGCCTGGCTGCGCGCGGTGGCCGACCTCGCGGCGGCGGTGCCGGGCGGCCAGGGCCTCGGCTACTGCTATTGGGAGGGCCTGTGGACCTACCGCCCCGGCAGCGGCTGGGACCCGACGGACCCCACATCCGGCAACGCCTGGGAGAACCTCGCCCTGTTCGACTTCGAGGACCGGGCACTGCCGGGGCTGCGGACGCTGGGGCGGTATCGGGGGTAG
- a CDS encoding sugar ABC transporter substrate-binding protein encodes MKMSIHSRQISRRSILAGAAALGLTSTLAACGGSDDDSGESSGPVKLTYWSWAPNMEKVAAIWNKKNPDITVTVSKQASGGEIVSKLITAKKAGNAPDLIQVEYQSLPTLVSNDVLADISKYVGDVKSEFSDGLWQMVTLGSDAVYSVPQDSAPLMFYYREDLFKKHGLSVPKTWTEFAEVARASKKAVPDAYLTTFSSNDPGLFAGLAQQAGGKWWTVDGGGKWTVGIDDAATKKVAEFWGGLVQEGVIDNQPMYTPPWNNALNKGTHLAWVSAVWAPGVLISSAPDTKGKWRMAPLPQWKAGDHVTGSWGGSSTGVSTDSKHAEAAAKFARWINTDPEALAALVKEVAIYPAATKGQSGDVLTTPEFFSNQKDFYTTAAKIAATTAASAWGPNVQTAYTAFQDNFGKATKAKKETQFLSALGTMQSKTFGDMKRQGFEVAEA; translated from the coding sequence ATGAAGATGTCGATCCACAGCCGCCAGATCAGCAGGCGAAGCATCCTCGCCGGGGCCGCAGCCCTCGGCCTCACCAGCACCCTCGCCGCCTGCGGCGGTTCCGACGACGACTCCGGCGAGAGCAGCGGGCCGGTCAAGCTGACCTACTGGTCGTGGGCGCCCAACATGGAGAAGGTCGCCGCGATCTGGAACAAGAAGAACCCGGACATCACGGTCACCGTGTCCAAGCAGGCAAGCGGCGGCGAGATCGTCTCCAAGCTGATCACCGCGAAGAAGGCGGGCAACGCCCCCGACCTGATCCAGGTCGAGTACCAGTCACTGCCGACCCTGGTCTCCAACGACGTGCTCGCCGACATCTCGAAGTACGTCGGCGACGTCAAGTCCGAGTTCTCCGACGGCCTGTGGCAGATGGTCACGCTCGGCAGCGACGCCGTCTACAGCGTGCCGCAGGACTCCGCGCCGCTGATGTTCTACTACCGCGAGGACCTGTTCAAGAAGCACGGTCTGTCCGTCCCGAAGACGTGGACGGAGTTCGCGGAGGTGGCCCGCGCCTCCAAGAAGGCGGTTCCGGACGCCTACCTGACCACCTTCTCCTCCAATGACCCGGGCCTGTTCGCGGGCCTCGCCCAGCAGGCCGGCGGCAAGTGGTGGACCGTCGACGGCGGCGGCAAGTGGACCGTCGGCATCGACGACGCCGCCACCAAGAAGGTCGCCGAGTTCTGGGGCGGCCTGGTGCAGGAGGGCGTCATCGACAACCAGCCGATGTACACCCCGCCCTGGAACAACGCCCTGAACAAGGGCACCCACCTGGCCTGGGTCTCCGCCGTCTGGGCGCCGGGCGTGCTGATCTCCTCCGCGCCCGACACCAAGGGCAAGTGGCGCATGGCCCCGCTGCCGCAGTGGAAGGCGGGCGACCACGTCACCGGCAGTTGGGGCGGCTCCTCCACCGGGGTCTCCACCGACTCCAAGCACGCCGAGGCCGCCGCGAAGTTCGCCCGCTGGATCAACACCGACCCGGAGGCGCTGGCCGCCCTGGTCAAGGAGGTCGCCATCTACCCGGCGGCCACGAAGGGCCAGTCCGGCGACGTCCTGACGACGCCCGAGTTCTTCTCGAACCAGAAGGACTTCTACACCACGGCCGCAAAGATAGCCGCGACCACGGCCGCCTCCGCCTGGGGGCCGAACGTCCAGACCGCCTACACCGCCTTCCAGGACAACTTCGGCAAGGCCACCAAGGCGAAGAAGGAGACGCAGTTCCTCTCCGCCCTCGGCACCATGCAGTCGAAGACCTTCGGCGACATGAAGAGGCAGGGCTTCGAGGTGGCCGAGGCATGA
- a CDS encoding sugar ABC transporter permease, translating to MTSAPLKGADRIAAGPLADGTGTAPSVRPSRSRRPGGSAPYWFLVPTLALFAAFTVVPIGYAIWLSLHKVKVKGIGLGKGAREQVWNGLGNYTDVFQDSEFGHSVLRAFGYGLIVIPTMLGLALLFALMLDTPKARSAPFARLMIFLPYAVPGIIAALMWGFLYLPDVSPFYYLLDTFGLPQPDLFDGGNLYLSFANIAVWGGTGFNMIVIYTALRAIPRDIYEAARIDGATDLHIALRIKIPIVMPSLVLTFFFSVIATLQVFTEPMALKPLTNNLQSTWSPLMAIYDSAFLKSDVYGASATAVVLALATFVLSFTLLRISDRFTREDRA from the coding sequence ATGACCAGCGCTCCGCTCAAGGGCGCCGACCGCATCGCGGCCGGGCCCTTGGCGGACGGCACCGGCACCGCCCCGTCCGTCCGCCCCAGCCGCTCCCGCCGCCCCGGCGGCAGCGCACCGTACTGGTTCCTGGTGCCCACGCTGGCCCTGTTCGCCGCCTTCACCGTCGTCCCCATCGGGTACGCGATCTGGCTGAGCCTCCACAAGGTCAAGGTCAAGGGCATCGGACTCGGCAAGGGCGCCCGCGAACAGGTCTGGAACGGCCTCGGCAACTACACCGACGTCTTCCAGGACTCCGAGTTCGGGCACAGCGTGCTGCGCGCCTTCGGCTACGGCCTGATCGTCATCCCCACCATGCTCGGCCTCGCCCTGCTGTTCGCGCTGATGCTCGACACCCCGAAAGCACGCAGCGCGCCCTTCGCCCGGCTGATGATCTTCCTGCCGTACGCGGTGCCCGGCATCATCGCCGCCCTGATGTGGGGCTTCCTCTACCTCCCGGACGTCAGCCCCTTCTACTACCTGCTGGACACGTTCGGTCTGCCGCAGCCGGACCTGTTCGACGGCGGCAACCTCTATCTGTCCTTCGCGAACATCGCGGTGTGGGGCGGCACCGGCTTCAACATGATCGTCATCTACACCGCGCTGAGGGCGATCCCGCGCGACATCTACGAGGCGGCCAGGATCGACGGGGCCACCGACCTGCACATCGCCCTGAGGATCAAGATCCCGATCGTGATGCCCTCGCTGGTGCTCACCTTCTTCTTCTCGGTGATCGCCACCCTCCAGGTCTTCACCGAGCCCATGGCCCTGAAGCCGCTCACGAACAACCTGCAGAGCACGTGGAGCCCGCTGATGGCCATCTACGACAGCGCCTTCCTGAAGTCCGACGTCTACGGCGCCTCCGCCACCGCGGTCGTCCTGGCCCTGGCCACGTTCGTCCTCTCCTTCACCCTGCTGCGCATCTCCGACCGCTTCACCCGGGAGGACCGGGCATGA
- a CDS encoding carbohydrate ABC transporter permease, with amino-acid sequence MTPLTLTADATGRVSRARRTAWVPTLVLILGTLYCLVPIAWVVIAATKNRSELFSTFSFAPGTGFLQNVGDLTSYRDGIYWQWMANSAFYAGAGALLSAAVSAAGGYALGRYSFRGREAIFKMILAGVLVPSIVLAVPQYLLLSKTGLADSYWSMLLPSILSPYGVYLVRIYAAASVPTELMEAARMDGAGEWRIFSRIAVPMMMPGLITVFLFQFVAIWNNFLLPYVMLADDTKFPITLGLYTLLAQGASQPALYTLVITGCLLAILPLIALFLVIQRFWSLDLLSGSIKS; translated from the coding sequence ATGACCCCCCTCACCCTCACCGCCGACGCCACCGGCAGGGTCAGCCGCGCGCGGCGCACCGCCTGGGTCCCCACCCTGGTGCTGATCCTCGGCACGCTGTACTGCCTGGTCCCGATCGCCTGGGTGGTCATCGCGGCGACGAAGAACCGGTCGGAGCTCTTCTCCACCTTCAGCTTCGCCCCCGGCACCGGCTTCCTGCAGAACGTCGGCGACCTGACCTCGTACCGGGACGGCATCTACTGGCAGTGGATGGCCAACTCCGCCTTCTACGCGGGCGCCGGCGCGCTGTTGTCCGCCGCGGTCTCCGCGGCCGGCGGGTACGCGCTCGGCCGGTACTCCTTCCGCGGGCGGGAGGCCATCTTCAAGATGATCCTCGCCGGTGTCCTGGTGCCGAGCATCGTGCTGGCCGTCCCCCAGTACCTGCTGCTGTCGAAGACGGGCCTGGCCGACTCGTACTGGTCGATGCTGCTGCCGTCGATCCTCTCGCCGTACGGCGTCTACCTGGTCCGCATCTACGCGGCCGCCTCGGTGCCCACCGAACTCATGGAGGCCGCCCGTATGGACGGCGCCGGCGAGTGGCGGATCTTCTCGCGGATCGCCGTACCGATGATGATGCCGGGCCTGATCACGGTGTTCCTCTTCCAGTTCGTCGCCATCTGGAACAACTTCCTGCTGCCGTACGTGATGCTGGCCGACGACACCAAGTTCCCGATCACCCTCGGGCTCTACACGCTGCTCGCCCAGGGCGCCTCGCAGCCCGCGCTGTACACCCTGGTCATCACCGGATGTCTGCTGGCGATCCTCCCGCTGATCGCGCTGTTCCTGGTGATCCAGCGGTTCTGGTCCCTGGACCTGTTGAGCGGCTCGATCAAGTCCTGA
- a CDS encoding LacI family transcriptional regulator, whose protein sequence is MTSSANGRRRPPTIHDVAREAGVSRGTVSRFLNGGHYVSPAARRAVEAAVRKTGYVVNRHARSLSTGRSDSVAFLLTEPQEKFFEDPNFNVLLHGCTEHLARHDIPLLLMLAATDDDRRRLTRYITSGHVDGVLLVSSHSGDPVAAELRDAGIALVVCGKPLGLGSKVSYVAAADRDGAAEMVRHLFEGGRRRIGMITGPLDAPGSTERLAGYRDVLIEAGIPYDPALVVEGDYRRTGGEEPARRLLAQAPDMDAVFVASDLMAQGVVNILQQAGRSVPDDIAVGGFDDSAAATAVTPALTTMRQPYDRISAEMVRMLLAQIAGEDTSGVIVPTELVVRDSA, encoded by the coding sequence ATGACCAGCAGCGCCAACGGCCGCCGCAGACCGCCCACCATCCATGACGTGGCGCGGGAGGCGGGCGTGTCGCGGGGCACCGTCTCCCGCTTCCTGAACGGAGGCCACTACGTCTCGCCGGCCGCCCGGCGGGCCGTGGAGGCCGCCGTCAGGAAGACCGGCTACGTGGTCAACCGGCATGCCCGCAGCCTCAGTACGGGCCGGTCGGATTCGGTGGCGTTCCTGCTCACCGAGCCGCAGGAGAAGTTCTTCGAGGACCCCAACTTCAATGTGCTACTGCACGGTTGCACCGAGCACCTCGCCCGGCACGACATCCCGCTGCTGCTGATGCTGGCCGCGACCGACGACGACCGGCGCCGGCTGACCCGCTACATCACCTCGGGCCATGTCGACGGCGTCCTGCTGGTCTCCAGCCACAGCGGGGACCCGGTCGCGGCCGAACTGCGCGATGCCGGGATCGCGTTGGTGGTCTGCGGCAAGCCGCTGGGCCTCGGCTCCAAGGTCAGCTACGTGGCGGCCGCCGACCGCGACGGCGCGGCGGAGATGGTCCGCCACCTGTTCGAGGGCGGGCGTCGCCGCATCGGCATGATCACCGGACCGTTGGACGCCCCGGGCAGCACCGAACGCCTGGCCGGCTACCGCGATGTGCTCATCGAGGCGGGCATTCCCTACGACCCGGCGCTCGTGGTGGAGGGCGACTACCGCCGCACCGGCGGGGAGGAGCCGGCCCGCCGGCTGCTCGCGCAGGCTCCCGACATGGACGCCGTGTTCGTCGCCTCCGACCTCATGGCGCAGGGTGTCGTCAACATCCTTCAGCAGGCCGGACGTTCGGTCCCGGACGACATCGCTGTCGGCGGCTTCGACGACTCGGCCGCGGCCACCGCCGTCACCCCGGCCCTCACCACCATGCGTCAGCCCTACGACCGCATCAGCGCCGAGATGGTCCGCATGCTCCTCGCCCAGATCGCCGGTGAGGACACGTCAGGGGTGATCGTGCCGACGGAACTGGTGGTGCGGGACTCCGCGTGA